The proteins below are encoded in one region of Pontibacter deserti:
- a CDS encoding type III PLP-dependent enzyme domain-containing protein: MDKYTDLIHQTFDFPTDEFQVENNELLFNGIPLMDIIKKYGTPLKLTYLPKISSQIQRAKKLFNEGIEKLDYKGTYTYCYCTKASHFSFVLEEALKNDIHIETSSGYDMQIVRALYNKGKISKDTYIICNGFKRERYRHWISELINEGFVNCMPILDHLGEIDYYKEHVKVKTKVGIRLASDEEPKFEFYTSRLGVRYNDVIDLYEQQIKPDDRFELKMLHYFINTGIKDTSYYWSELSRFVHKYCELKKVCPELDTIDIGGGFPIKTSIQVEYDYRYMTEEILRTIKRICTEEGVPEPNIFTEFGIFTVGESAANIYSILDEKLQNDKELWYMIDGSFITNLPDAWALNQRWPLLSINHWDKEYRRIQLGGMTCDSQDYYNSEMHSFQVFLPKIPKDEPLYIGFFHTGAYQEQLSGYGGIKHCLIPSPQHILIDRDENGEIKTWQFAPEQTSEAMLRILGYEV; the protein is encoded by the coding sequence ATGGATAAATATACCGACCTCATCCACCAGACATTCGACTTCCCTACAGACGAGTTTCAGGTGGAGAACAATGAGCTGCTTTTTAATGGTATTCCTTTAATGGATATCATCAAAAAATATGGCACTCCACTTAAATTAACCTACTTACCTAAAATAAGTTCTCAGATACAACGTGCCAAGAAGCTTTTCAACGAAGGCATCGAGAAACTGGATTATAAAGGTACTTATACTTATTGCTACTGCACCAAGGCTTCGCACTTCTCTTTTGTGCTGGAGGAAGCCCTGAAAAATGATATTCATATTGAAACTTCATCGGGGTACGATATGCAGATCGTGCGTGCGCTTTACAACAAAGGCAAGATCAGCAAGGACACCTATATTATCTGTAACGGCTTTAAGCGTGAGCGCTACCGCCACTGGATATCAGAGCTGATAAACGAAGGCTTTGTAAACTGCATGCCGATACTGGACCACCTGGGGGAAATTGATTACTATAAGGAACACGTAAAGGTAAAGACCAAAGTAGGTATACGCCTGGCATCAGACGAAGAGCCTAAATTTGAGTTTTATACTTCGCGCCTGGGTGTGCGCTACAACGACGTGATTGACCTGTACGAGCAGCAGATTAAGCCAGATGACAGATTTGAGCTGAAAATGCTGCACTACTTTATTAATACAGGTATAAAAGATACATCTTACTACTGGTCGGAGCTTAGCCGCTTTGTGCACAAGTACTGCGAGCTAAAGAAGGTGTGCCCGGAGTTGGATACTATTGATATTGGTGGTGGCTTCCCGATCAAAACTTCTATTCAGGTGGAGTACGATTACCGCTACATGACCGAGGAGATACTGCGTACCATTAAGCGAATTTGTACAGAAGAGGGAGTACCGGAGCCGAACATCTTTACTGAATTTGGTATTTTTACGGTAGGCGAAAGTGCGGCCAACATCTATTCTATACTTGATGAGAAGCTGCAGAATGATAAAGAGCTATGGTACATGATAGATGGTTCTTTTATCACCAACCTGCCGGATGCCTGGGCCCTGAACCAGCGCTGGCCACTGCTTTCTATTAACCATTGGGATAAGGAATACCGCAGAATACAGTTGGGTGGCATGACCTGCGACAGCCAGGATTACTATAACTCAGAGATGCACTCGTTCCAGGTGTTTTTGCCTAAAATACCTAAAGATGAGCCACTTTACATTGGTTTCTTCCATACGGGTGCCTACCAGGAGCAGCTAAGTGGTTACGGTGGAATTAAGCACTGCCTGATACCATCGCCGCAGCATATTCTGATAGACAGAGACGAGAACGGAGAAATAAAGACTTGGCAATTTGCGCCGGAGCAAACAAGTGAAGCGATGTTACGTATCTTGGGTTACGAAGTATAA
- a CDS encoding endonuclease domain-containing protein codes for MREHIPYKPYLKELAKQLRNNSTLSEILLWQELKGRKMLGYDFHRQKPLDSFIVDFYSSELKIAIEIDGDSHDYSFAEDMERQRQLESFGVRFLRLTDLEVKQNLPNVLRTIESWILEQQK; via the coding sequence ATGAGAGAGCACATACCATACAAGCCATACCTGAAAGAACTAGCAAAGCAACTGCGTAACAACAGCACCCTAAGTGAAATACTTCTCTGGCAGGAATTAAAAGGCAGAAAAATGCTAGGCTATGATTTCCACCGCCAAAAGCCGTTAGATAGTTTTATAGTTGATTTTTACAGCAGTGAATTGAAGATAGCCATAGAAATTGATGGTGACAGCCATGACTATAGCTTTGCAGAAGATATGGAGAGACAGCGGCAACTAGAAAGTTTTGGCGTTCGCTTTTTACGTTTAACTGATTTGGAAGTAAAGCAAAATTTACCAAATGTATTGCGTACCATTGAGAGTTGGATATTAGAGCAGCAAAAGTAA
- a CDS encoding D-glycero-alpha-D-manno-heptose-1,7-bisphosphate 7-phosphatase yields the protein MPEQKCVFLDRDGVLNRERGDYTYRLNDFEVMPGVPEALALLKNNGYLLVVVTNQGGIAKGLYTKTDVMACHQKLQNSCGNLIDAHYYAPSHPNYSESLSRKPDSLMLERAIAKYNIGPAQSWMVGDSLRDLEAAEKVGVKSILVGDKYEVGTYPVQVKDLWEAAQVIVCKGDV from the coding sequence ATGCCTGAGCAAAAATGCGTGTTCCTGGACCGCGATGGTGTATTGAACCGCGAACGTGGCGACTATACGTATCGATTGAATGATTTTGAAGTGATGCCAGGTGTACCCGAAGCGTTGGCATTGCTGAAAAATAACGGCTACCTGCTGGTAGTGGTTACAAACCAGGGTGGTATTGCCAAAGGATTATATACCAAAACCGATGTAATGGCCTGCCACCAGAAGCTGCAGAATAGCTGTGGTAACCTGATAGATGCACATTATTACGCCCCCTCACATCCTAATTATTCCGAATCTCTTTCCCGAAAGCCAGATAGCCTGATGCTGGAACGCGCCATAGCTAAGTATAACATTGGCCCTGCCCAAAGCTGGATGGTCGGTGATTCTTTACGAGACCTGGAAGCTGCTGAGAAAGTAGGAGTGAAGTCTATACTTGTTGGTGATAAGTATGAAGTTGGTACATATCCGGTGCAGGTAAAAGATCTGTGGGAGGCGGCGCAGGTTATAGTTTGTAAGGGGGATGTATAA